The Silvibacterium dinghuense DNA window GCGGATAGCATCGTCGTGGCCCCAGCGATACTCGACGTAGAGCGCTTCAAGATACGTCGTCCAGCCCTCGTGAATCCACATATCGGAGCGATCGGCTGCTGACACCGCGTTGCCGAACCACTCGTGGCCGCTCTCGTGAATGATGATGAAGTCGAATTTCGGACTGATGCCAACACCGGTCCAGTCTTTCCCGAGATAACCGTTCTCGAAGTGATTGCCGTAGGCCACAGCACTCTGATGCTCCATGCCCGCGTAAGGCACCTCAATGAGCTTGTACCCATCTTCGATAAACGGATAGGGGCCGAAGTAGTGCTGAAAGGCGTTGATCATCTCACCCGCCTGCGCGAACTGCTTCTGCGCCTTGTCGACATCGCCCGTGAGCGCGTAGAAGTCGAGCGTGAGGCCGCCGATGCGCTCACCGAAGTGCTGGTAGTTTCCGATGTTCAGGGCCACATCGTAGTTGTTGATCGGATAGTGGACGAGCCAGTCCCAGCGGGTATAGCCATCGCCGAGATCCTTGTGGCCGAGCAGGCGTCCGTTTGAGATATCGACGAGGTTATTGGGGATCGCGACGCTGATCTCCATGTTCTCGACTTCATCACGCCACTGGTCCTTATTTGGCCACCAAAGGCTGGCGCCTTCGTCTTCACAGGAGGTATAGATCCACGGCTTGCCGGTAGGGTCCTTGTCGAAGACGAAGCCGCCGAAGCGGCCGGTCTTGAGCGGATGGCCCGAGTAGTAGAAATCGATGGAGTAGGTTGCGCCCTGATGAAGCGTCTCGGGGAAATCGATGAAGACGGCACCGGAGTCGCGCTCGTATTTGAGCTCGGTGGTGCCGAGCAGGATCTTGTCGATGTTCAGCGCCTGGTGCAGATCGAGCTGGATGCGGTTGCCATCCGAAAGCATGCGGAAGGTGATGGTGTTCTTGCCGCTGATGGTCTCCTTGTCCGGATCGACGCGGATATCGAGGTGATAGCCGATCAGATCGTTGTTTGCGCGGTAAGGACCATACATGCCCCGCAGAATGTCGGCGCGGGTCACCGGAGCTGCCGGGCCTTCGCTCTTGCGGGGCTTTGCCGGCGGCATGGGAGCCGGCGCGGCAGCGCCCGTCGGCGGAGCGGCGTTCTGGCCCAGTGGTTGAACCGCAGCGAAAGCGGGCATTCCAAACGCAAGGAGTGAGGCAAGCAGGACACGCGAAGGCAGGACAGACGAGAACATGCCATTAAGCGTAAACGAGCCTGGCTGCAACCGTCCTGCAAGCCCATGCTGACGGCTCTCCGGAAGTGTATTGACAAGGAGCGATTTCCGCCCTACTCTCACCCCTAATATGTTTAGGGAAAAAGACGCCGACGCAGGCCAACTCATCCAGGGAACGCTCGAGATGCTGATTTTGCGAGCGCTGACACGCGGTCCGCAGCATGGCTATGCCGTTGCGGAGTGGATTCATAACACTTCCCAGCAGGTGCTGCGGGTGGAAGAAGGCGCGCTGTATCCGGCCTTGCATCGGCTGGAGCTGCGTGGGCTGCTCGCGGCGAAATGGGGTATGTCCGAGAACAACCGGCGGGCCAAGTTCTACCAGCTGACTGCCGAGGGGAAAAAGCGGCTGGAAGCGGAATCGCAGCGCTGGGCAAGGCTTTCCGCAGCTGTCGCATTTGTGATGCAGGCTTCTTAAGGAGATCTCTCCATGTCTTACGGCACACACGGATTCCGGCTACGGATCAAGGCACTCTTCCATAAACGGCGTATGGATCGGGATATGGCTGAAGAGCTGGCCTTTCACCAGGCGATGATGCGCGAGAAAATGCTGCGCGAGGGCGCATCCCCGGGCGAGGCTGAAACCGCGATGCGGCGTGACTTCGGCAGCGAGGCGCGCTGGCATGAGCGGCTCCGCGAGCTGTGGCAGTTCCGGAGCCTCGAGCAGCTCAAGCGCGATGTGGTCTTCTCGATGCGACTGCTGAAGAAGTCGCCTGTCTTTACCTCCGTGGCCGTTCTGACACTGGCACTCGGCATCGGCGCGAACATGGCCATCTTCTCCATGATCAACGCGCTGCTCCTGCGTCCGCTGCCGGTACCGCACAGCGATGAGCTGGCGGTGATCCGCATCAATTACGGTCCGCAGATCCAATACAGCATGGCATCGCCATTCTTCCGCAGCCTAGAGCGGCGGCATGACGTCTTCTCGCAGGTCTTTGCCTTCAGTCGCTACCCGTTCAACGTGCGCATGCGTGGCGGCATCGAAGCGATGCCGGGCGAGATGGTGAGTGGGGATTATTTTTCCGGACTCCAAATCTGGCCGATCCTGGGCCGCACACTCACGCCGCAGGATGACCGGCCGGGCGCACCGGTACAGTCGCTGGTGCTGAGCTACGACACATGGAAGCATCGTTTCGACAGCAATCCCGCCGTACTGGGCCAGACACTCGAAGTCAGCAAGGTGATGTTCACCATTGTGGGCGTAATGCCGAAGGGTTTTTACGGCGCTGACCCGACAGAACGTCCGGACTTTTTCATTCCGCTGGCGACCGAGCCGCTGATCAATCCGGAAAACAGCATCACCAAGGCGGGCTACCACGGCTGGTGGCTTTCCGTGATGGGTCGCCGCCAGGCGGGTGTGACCCTGCCGCAGGCCAGCGCCGCACTGGCAACGGCAACCGAACCGATTCTGCGCGAGGGTGTACCGGACGCGAATTGGATCGCGCATTCGCTAAAGGATCATTTCCGCTTCGACGCGGAGGCGGGCGGACGCGGCTTTACGTATATGCGGCTGACATTCTCGAAGCCGCTTTACGTGGTCTTTGCGATGTGCGGCGGCATCCTGCTGCTGGCCTGTCTGAACCTGACCAGTCTGCTGCTGGCGCGGGGAGCTTCCCGGGAGCGGGAACTGGCGACGCGGCTGGCTCTGGGCGCAGCGCGGGCCAGGCTGGTGCAGCAGATGCTGCTCGAGAGTTTCATGTTGGGTGCGGCGGGCGCGGCAATCGGCCTTGTCTTTGCGCCACTGGTCAGTCAGTCGCTGTCTGCCGTTCTGTTAGCAAACAACTCCATCGCCGCCCCGCACCTCGATACGTCGCTCGATGTGCGGGTCTTCGGCTTCGCCGTGCTGTTAGTGGCGGTGTTAACCCTGCTAATCGGGTTACTGCCCGCACTAATGGCTACCGGCGGAAGCGTGAGCGAGCACCTGAAGGAAGGCCAGCATGCTTCGCGCAGCTATACGCGGCGCGCTTTGCTGCCGCGGCTGCTGATGGCCTCAGAAGTAGGACTTGCGCTCACCTTGCTGATCGGCGCAGGACTACTGGCGGCGAGCCTGACGCGCCTCTATCACTCCGGGATCGGCTATGACCCGAAGGGACTGGAGCTGCTGAGCTTCTCCATGGAGACAGAAAAACTGCATGGCGACGCGCTGGCCGAGCGCTATCGCGAAATCGGCGAAGGACTGGTACGGCAGCCGGGCGTGCGCAGTGTGAGCTTTGTGCTGATTACGCCATTCATGGGCATGAGCTGGGACGAGGGATTCACACCCGAAGGAGAGAAAACAGAGAAGGACATGTGGATGAACGTGGTATCGCCGGGGTATTTCTCGACCTCGGGCATCGCGATGCTGGCCGGGCATGATTTTTCGGCTGCGGATACGGCGTCATCCAGCCTGAAGATCGTGATCAACCATGCGGCGGCGAAGCTGCTTTTCCCGGATCGCAACCCGATCGGGCAGCACATGACCCGCAAAGACGCCCGCAGCAATAAGACGCTTTCGTATGAAGTCATCGCCGTGGTGGGAGATGCGAAGTACAGCGATGTGCACGTGCCCGCTCCGGCAACGGTGTACCTGACGATTGCTCAGAACATCGATCCCTTCGTCTCCTATAACGCGGTGGTGCGAATGGCCGATGCGAAGGCGCAGGCGGGATCGTTGCTGGCCGCGGCCCGCGATGTGACACACCGTGTGGCCCCGGATATTCCTGCGCCTACATTGACCTCGCTGTACCAGGTGGTGGACAACGCACTGGCTACCGAACGGGTGATGGTGCTGCTGGCACTGTACTTTGCTGCAGTGGCACTGATGGTCACCGGCATCGGTCTCTATGGAACTCTGGCTTATGCCACGGCGCGGCGCACAAGCGAGATCGGCATACGGATCGCGCTGGGCGCGCAACGGGAGCGGGTCGTGGCACTGGTCTTCCGCGAGAACGCAATCCTGGCGCTGAGTGGAGTCGTCGCAGGACTGGTGCTGGCGCTGTTCGCAGCACGAACGCTGACGCACCTGAATTTTCTCTTCGCAACCACCGCGCATGATCCGCTGGTACTCGCGCTGGCCGTGCTGGCGCTGGCGATCGTGGCCACAGCGGCATCCCTGGTGCCGGCCATGCGTGCCTCGCGGATCGATCCGATACGGGCGATTCGGTGTGAGTAGGAAGCCGAAGCTTCGTCTCATCCATACAGCGATGCCGCCACATTTGAATCAGGCTGCTTGTATCAGGGCACGGCTTCAGCCGTGCCTTTCTGGCGTATGAAGAGCGGGCTTTAGCCCCTGCTTCTTGCGCGTCAGCGAGGTAAGAGTAAAGGGGAACATATCGGGCGAAGCAACAAGGCCTGCATGTACAGGGTTATAAGCGATGTAATCTCGATGTTTCTCGAAACTTGTATTGTCATAGATTCGAACTTCTGAGAACCCGCGCTGCCAAACCTCTCCGGGATAACCGTGTTCTTTTCTGAGGCGATAGGAGAAGCCGCCTTTCACAAGCTGCATGGCGCGTTCGACACTCGAGGTCTCGTCCACGGTGAGCAGCAGGTGCACGTGATTGGGCATGACGACAAAGTCGTGGAGCACGAAATCTCTTCGTGTAACGCAGCGGCGAAGCACCTCCACGAAGAGCATCGCGTTGCGCTCCGCTTGAAGAAGCGCCTGTCCTCGATGTGTTTTTGTCGTGACGAAAAAGGTGCGACAGCTACAGGCCCTGTCTTGCGGATTCGCATTGTGGCCAGGCTTTGCCATGACAGGGGCTGAAGCCCCATCCTTCCGGAAGCGCGTAACGGCACGGCTGAAGCCGTGCCCTGATACAAGCGCCCTGTTCTCCGGATTGCAAGGAAAAGTTCGATGCAGAGAAAACTTTGGTGACGAAAACGGCGGAGCCAGTGAGGCTCCGCCGTTTTGCTTGTACGCGCTGTTCGCAGTCTTACCCAATCTCCGCGCGCGGCACCTTCGTCTGCTCTGCGGTGGCGAAATCCTTCACCGTGAGAATGCCGGTGCTGGCTTCGTCTTCACCGAGGAGAATGATCTTCTTTGCCAGCTTGTTTGCCAGCTCGAAGGACTTCTTCAGGCGGAAGCTGCCATCGCCCAGCTCCACGCGCAGTCCCTTGCGGCGCAGCTCTTTTGCGAGCTCGAGCGCGGCAGGGTTCTGCGTGATCGACAGCGGAGCGATGTAATAGTCGGCCAGCGTTGCAGTCTGTTCCTGCGCGGCCTGGAGCGTGAGGATCAGCCGATCTTCTCCGATGGCAAAGCCGATGCCCGGTGCCTTGGGGCCGCCGATATTTTCCGACAAGCCGTCATAGCGTCCGCCGCCGAGCAGGGCATTCTGCGCACCGAGACCGCCGTGCGTGAACTCAAACGTCGTGCGCGTGTAGTAGTCGAGGCCGCGGACCAGGCGCGGGTTCACGCGATAGGGCACGCCGCAGGCATCGAGCGCAGCGAGCACCTGCGCGAAGTGCGCCTTCGAATCCTCGTCGAGGTAGTCGGCGATCTTGGGCAGATTGTTGATGATCTCCTGGTCGTTGGGGTCCTTCGAGTCGAGCACGCGCAGGGGATTGGTCTCGGCGCGGCGCTGGTTGTCCTCGCACATCAGGTGCTTCACCGGCGCAAGCGCCTCGCGCAGCGCGGCGACATAGCGCGGGCGATCGGTGGCCGAGCCGACGGAGTTGATCTCGAGCGTCCAGCCCTCGATGCCGAGCTCGGTCAGGAAGGTCGCGAGCATCTCGAGGATTTCGGCGTCGCGCAGCGGCGACTCAGAGCCGGCGCTGACCGGGCCGATGACCTCGGCGCCGATCTGCCAGAACTGGCGGTAGCGGCCCTTCTGCGGGCGCTCGCGGCGAAACTGCGGACCGATGTAGAAGAGCTTCTGCAGCAGGCCCGTGTCGCCGAGCTTGTGCTCGATGTAGGCACGGACTACGCCGGCGGTGTTCTCGGGCCGCAGGGTGAGCGACTGCTGCTTCTCGGACTGCGCGCGCGCACGGTCCTCCCAGGTGTACATCTCCTTCGAGACGATGTCGGTCTCTTCGCCGACGCCGCGGGCGAAGAGGTTGGTGTCCTCAAAGACAGGCGTACGGATTTCGCCAAAGTTGTAGCGCGAGAAGACGCGGCGGGCGGTGGCTTCGACGTGGTTCCAGAGTTCGGTTTCGGGCGGCAGGAGATCGCGTGTGCCGCGCACGGCTTTCAATGTGCTCATCGATATAAGGCCTTATTTCCAGCCTACTACGCTGCTGCGCGTAAGGCGGGACTGGCCGTCCAGGCCTTTCGCCTTCGGCCTCTGCTTCCGTCGGTCGCGATCCTGGACAACGCCGATCAGAGAGGAGCTGCGGTACTCTTACCGACAGGAGATTGCCATGAACCAGATTCCGCCATATACGCCGATCGTCGTGGCGCGCACCAAGAGCGTGGCGCTAAGCCTGGTGCTGACGTTCTTCCTGGGGCCGCTGGGCATGCTCTACAGCACCATCTTCGGCGCGATCGTGATGATCGTGCTGTCGATTCCCCTGTTCATCCTTACGCTCGGTCACGCCGGCTTTCTCATCTGGCCGGTGTCGATGATCTGGGGCGCATGGGCGACGCATCGCTACAACCAGCGGCTGCTGAGCCGGGCTGGGTTCTAAGACAGCGCGGAACCCGGGATCGCGACCAACGGAAGCAGAGGCCGAAGGCGAATCGCCCTGCGCGCAGCAGAAACTTCGTTTGGAATTCCGTCTGCATGTGTTCTGATGGGCCTCATCGATGCCCATGCGCTCTGCCCCAATCCAATTTCTGGAACGCTACTTTGAGTTTTCCCGCCTGGAGACGAACTGGCGGACAGAGTTCTTTGCCGGCC harbors:
- a CDS encoding ABC transporter permease, giving the protein MSYGTHGFRLRIKALFHKRRMDRDMAEELAFHQAMMREKMLREGASPGEAETAMRRDFGSEARWHERLRELWQFRSLEQLKRDVVFSMRLLKKSPVFTSVAVLTLALGIGANMAIFSMINALLLRPLPVPHSDELAVIRINYGPQIQYSMASPFFRSLERRHDVFSQVFAFSRYPFNVRMRGGIEAMPGEMVSGDYFSGLQIWPILGRTLTPQDDRPGAPVQSLVLSYDTWKHRFDSNPAVLGQTLEVSKVMFTIVGVMPKGFYGADPTERPDFFIPLATEPLINPENSITKAGYHGWWLSVMGRRQAGVTLPQASAALATATEPILREGVPDANWIAHSLKDHFRFDAEAGGRGFTYMRLTFSKPLYVVFAMCGGILLLACLNLTSLLLARGASRERELATRLALGAARARLVQQMLLESFMLGAAGAAIGLVFAPLVSQSLSAVLLANNSIAAPHLDTSLDVRVFGFAVLLVAVLTLLIGLLPALMATGGSVSEHLKEGQHASRSYTRRALLPRLLMASEVGLALTLLIGAGLLAASLTRLYHSGIGYDPKGLELLSFSMETEKLHGDALAERYREIGEGLVRQPGVRSVSFVLITPFMGMSWDEGFTPEGEKTEKDMWMNVVSPGYFSTSGIAMLAGHDFSAADTASSSLKIVINHAAAKLLFPDRNPIGQHMTRKDARSNKTLSYEVIAVVGDAKYSDVHVPAPATVYLTIAQNIDPFVSYNAVVRMADAKAQAGSLLAAARDVTHRVAPDIPAPTLTSLYQVVDNALATERVMVLLALYFAAVALMVTGIGLYGTLAYATARRTSEIGIRIALGAQRERVVALVFRENAILALSGVVAGLVLALFAARTLTHLNFLFATTAHDPLVLALAVLALAIVATAASLVPAMRASRIDPIRAIRCE
- a CDS encoding REP-associated tyrosine transposase; this encodes MAKPGHNANPQDRACSCRTFFVTTKTHRGQALLQAERNAMLFVEVLRRCVTRRDFVLHDFVVMPNHVHLLLTVDETSSVERAMQLVKGGFSYRLRKEHGYPGEVWQRGFSEVRIYDNTSFEKHRDYIAYNPVHAGLVASPDMFPFTLTSLTRKKQGLKPALHTPERHG
- a CDS encoding PadR family transcriptional regulator codes for the protein MFREKDADAGQLIQGTLEMLILRALTRGPQHGYAVAEWIHNTSQQVLRVEEGALYPALHRLELRGLLAAKWGMSENNRRAKFYQLTAEGKKRLEAESQRWARLSAAVAFVMQAS
- the hisS gene encoding histidine--tRNA ligase, translated to MSTLKAVRGTRDLLPPETELWNHVEATARRVFSRYNFGEIRTPVFEDTNLFARGVGEETDIVSKEMYTWEDRARAQSEKQQSLTLRPENTAGVVRAYIEHKLGDTGLLQKLFYIGPQFRRERPQKGRYRQFWQIGAEVIGPVSAGSESPLRDAEILEMLATFLTELGIEGWTLEINSVGSATDRPRYVAALREALAPVKHLMCEDNQRRAETNPLRVLDSKDPNDQEIINNLPKIADYLDEDSKAHFAQVLAALDACGVPYRVNPRLVRGLDYYTRTTFEFTHGGLGAQNALLGGGRYDGLSENIGGPKAPGIGFAIGEDRLILTLQAAQEQTATLADYYIAPLSITQNPAALELAKELRRKGLRVELGDGSFRLKKSFELANKLAKKIILLGEDEASTGILTVKDFATAEQTKVPRAEIG
- a CDS encoding M1 family metallopeptidase codes for the protein MPAFAAVQPLGQNAAPPTGAAAPAPMPPAKPRKSEGPAAPVTRADILRGMYGPYRANNDLIGYHLDIRVDPDKETISGKNTITFRMLSDGNRIQLDLHQALNIDKILLGTTELKYERDSGAVFIDFPETLHQGATYSIDFYYSGHPLKTGRFGGFVFDKDPTGKPWIYTSCEDEGASLWWPNKDQWRDEVENMEISVAIPNNLVDISNGRLLGHKDLGDGYTRWDWLVHYPINNYDVALNIGNYQHFGERIGGLTLDFYALTGDVDKAQKQFAQAGEMINAFQHYFGPYPFIEDGYKLIEVPYAGMEHQSAVAYGNHFENGYLGKDWTGVGISPKFDFIIIHESGHEWFGNAVSAADRSDMWIHEGWTTYLEALYVEYRWGHDDAIRYINGMKPKIFNERPIITERGVNGNPTEDQYFKGALMLNTLRSVINNDDKWWPLLYNFFQEFKYHNIMTEDVMTYFNHETGMNLTPIFNQYLRHADIPTLELFFDPLQGTVSYKWRVDEPDFAMPILVGEKDHWQRITPTEQWQTMKTSLTKDQFDVATDLFYVNVAKY